CGAGGAGGACGGCCGCGGTGGTGATGGCGAAAACCGGCCTGGCCGGCAGCTCGAGCTTCCAGCCGCGGCGGCTGGACAGCTCCTGCCAGTAGCCGGAATAGGAGTTGATCAGCACCGGGGTGGCAACCGCCACGAACAGGGCGACGTTGCGTACCGACTGCAGGGCCAGCCCGAGCGCGAGCATCGTCAGCAGGAACTCGTAGAGCCGCGGCCGGCGGAGAGCGAAGCCGGTGACGACCAGGAACACCATCGCCTCGAACGGGCGCAGGTAGACCTGGTGGAAGTCAGGCGAGAACCATTCGACGATCAGCTTCTGCTGCGCGATGCTGCCTTCCGTCTGGAACGGGTAGGGATACAGGGACAAGCCGTGCGGGGTCGCCGCGACCGCGATCGCGGAGGCGGCGGTGATGATGGCGAGTCGACGGACGTGGGCTGGGTGGGAGGCGTCGGAACGATCCCAGGCCCAACCGATCAGCTCGGCCGCCAGCGCCACGCCAAGCCACGCGAAGCCGATCACCCACCCGCCGTGGAGATTGGCCCACAGCACCATCACGAGCGGGAAGAAGTTGATGGCGCGGCTGCGGCCGCTCAGGTATCCCTGCAGCCAGTAGAGCTCGAGGCAGGTCAGAACGAACGTGATCATCTGCGCGCGCGGCCCCCAGATGGGTGAGCCGGCGATGGCGCCGAGCGCCAGCCCGACGCCGGCGATGACAAATGGCTGCCGGCGGACCTGGCGGTAGAGGATCCCAAACCCCGCCCAGGTCAAAAGACCGAAGGCGATGCTCACGCCGACGAGGCCGCTGGCGTTGTACACGAGCCAGATCAGGATCTCCGTCAGGTACTCGTGGTCCGTCCAGACGTGGTTTGGGACGGTGAAGGTGAAGATGTCCGTCGAGGGCAACCGGCCGTTGTCCACCATCCACCGGCCGATGCGGAGGTGCCACCAGAAGTCCGGGTCCTGGACCGGGGCGATGAAAACCGCAAGGGTGACGATCATGACGCCGCCCAAGAGCAGCGTCCGCGCGCTGAAGCGCTGAGTCAGCCCCAACCCTCAGTGAGGCCTGAACGGGTTGGGAAAGTACCGCGGCACCCGCCGCGCATACGGCGGGTAATCATCGGGGAAGGCTCGCCCGAGCACGCCTTCCTCCCACCGGATGCGCAGCAGCTCGCAGATGACGAAGTACAGCACAGCCAGCCCGCCCGGCCACCCGGCGGTGGCCAGGTTGACGCCGATGGCGGTGACGACCTCACCCAGGTAGACGGGGTGCCGGCTGAAAGAGTAGGGCCCTCCCGTCACCAGCCGGCGGGCCTCGGGGATGATCGAGAACGACCGGCGGAGGTACGCGAGTCCCCACACCGAGTATGCGAGGCCGGCGGTGGCCGTGATGTCGGCGAAGAGGACCAGCCCTTCGCGATGGCCTCCCCCGGGCAGGAAGCTGGCGCCGATCGCCGAGAAGGTGCCGGTGAACGCGATCAGCACCACGGCCAGCCGGTGGTCGGTGCCGCGCTTGGGCAGCCGGGTGCTGTAGAGGACGACCAGCATCGTGAAATAGGCCAGGGCGAGGAGCTGCTGCAGGACGAAGAGGAGATCGGACGGCTGGCGGATCGAGTGGAACCCTTCCCAGACGAACAGGAGCTGCCGGGCCAGGAACACGCTGAAGAACAAAGCGGGCAGTAGCCGGCTGAAGACGAGGTCGCGCCAGTACGCCCCCGAGCGCTTCCGCACATCTTCTGCGACTCCGGAGGCGATCATTCCCGCGCCCAATCTAACTTCTCGCGCCTCCGGCAAGGCCGGTTAAGCCGCCCGCGGGCGCTGACGGCGATCGGTTCTGGGGGTCGAGACTGTTTTGCATAAAGAATTGACCTCCCCGGGGCCGTCCGAGTAGCATCACCGCCGCTGACGGACCCGGAGCCCGCAAGAAACGGCGGCGGCCGGCGTCAGCTAGATCAGCAACCTGTAATTCAAGAAAAAGGAGGTGAAATCGCAGATGTTGAGCCTTTACATGAAGCTTCGCAGCCTTACGACTCGTCAGGAAGGGCAGGGTATGGTTGAGTACGCTCTGATCCTCGTGCTCGTCTCAATCGTCGTCATCGTGATCCTTCTTACGATGGGTAACCAGATCAAGAACGTGTTCTCGAACGTCGTAGCCGCTCTCGGCTAAACGAGAAACAAACGTAGTCGCACCTTCAAAAAGAGAGCCCCGAAATGGGGCTCTCTTGTTTCCTGAAGCGAGGGGACGATCACGGTCCCCATCGCTACAATGGCGGCACTCTTGAAAGATCGATCACCGGAGGTGACTTAGTTTTGGCCGTCGCACCAGCTCCAGCACGACCGCGACCAGGCGGCGGACGTCTTTTCATCATCGTCGGCCTGCTGTTGGCGGTCCTCGCCGGCGGCGGGGTCTTCCTTCTCGGCGGCACTCTTGGCGGAGGCGGCAACCTGGGTGGCGGTCCCAC
Above is a window of bacterium DNA encoding:
- a CDS encoding Flp family type IVb pilin — translated: MKLRSLTTRQEGQGMVEYALILVLVSIVVIVILLTMGNQIKNVFSNVVAALG
- a CDS encoding isoprenylcysteine carboxylmethyltransferase family protein, translating into MIASGVAEDVRKRSGAYWRDLVFSRLLPALFFSVFLARQLLFVWEGFHSIRQPSDLLFVLQQLLALAYFTMLVVLYSTRLPKRGTDHRLAVVLIAFTGTFSAIGASFLPGGGHREGLVLFADITATAGLAYSVWGLAYLRRSFSIIPEARRLVTGGPYSFSRHPVYLGEVVTAIGVNLATAGWPGGLAVLYFVICELLRIRWEEGVLGRAFPDDYPPYARRVPRYFPNPFRPH